A section of the Ciceribacter thiooxidans genome encodes:
- a CDS encoding glyoxalase superfamily protein: MTMAHLTIDDLKSQARRLREAMSTAGTPLTHSAALELVAKSHGARDWNTLSALAARTDNVPAPPAVVGAVVTGEYLGQRFRGKVLALRKLSNSDYHAITLHFDEPVDIVTFDSFSAFRQRVSGTIDGRGVSPQRTSNGRPHIVLDA, from the coding sequence ATGACCATGGCCCATCTGACCATTGACGACCTGAAATCACAGGCCCGCCGGCTGCGCGAGGCGATGTCCACGGCGGGAACCCCGCTCACCCACAGCGCTGCGCTCGAGCTCGTCGCCAAAAGCCACGGCGCGCGCGACTGGAACACGCTGTCGGCACTTGCCGCGAGAACCGACAACGTGCCGGCGCCTCCGGCCGTGGTCGGCGCGGTCGTGACCGGCGAGTATCTCGGCCAGCGATTCCGCGGCAAGGTGCTTGCGCTGCGCAAGCTCTCGAACAGCGACTATCACGCGATCACGCTGCATTTCGACGAGCCGGTCGATATCGTGACTTTCGACAGCTTCTCGGCGTTTCGCCAGCGCGTCAGCGGCACGATCGACGGGCGAGGGGTCTCGCCCCAGCGTACCTCGAACGGCCGTCCGCACATCGTGCTCGACGCATAG
- a CDS encoding acyl-CoA dehydrogenase: protein MTDHHPATPEQARAKMAAFVWDDPFLLEEQLTDEERMIRDTARAYCQDKLASRVTEANRHEIFHREIMTEMGELGLLGPTIPEEFGGVGANYVSYGLVAREVERVDSGYRSAMSVQSSLVMHPIFAYGTDEQRAKYLPKLASGEWVGCFGLTEPDHGSDPGSMITRAKKVDGGYLVSGAKNWITNSPIADVAVVWAKSDAHDGKIKGFILERGMKGFETPKIEGKFSLRASVTGMIQMDEVFVPEENLLPHVSGLAGPFGCLNRARYGIAWGALGAAEFCWHAARQYTLDRKQFGKPLAATQLVQKKLADMETEIALGLQGVLRLGRLLDEHRAPAELISMMKRNNCGKALDIARVSRDMHGGNGVSDEYGVIRHVMNLEAVNTYEGTHDIHALILGRAQTGLQAFQ from the coding sequence ATGACAGACCACCATCCAGCAACACCGGAACAGGCGCGTGCCAAGATGGCAGCCTTCGTCTGGGATGACCCCTTCCTCCTCGAGGAGCAGTTGACCGACGAAGAGCGCATGATCCGCGACACCGCCCGCGCCTATTGTCAGGACAAGCTCGCGAGCCGTGTGACGGAGGCCAACCGCCACGAGATATTCCATCGCGAGATCATGACCGAGATGGGCGAACTGGGTCTCCTCGGCCCGACCATCCCGGAGGAATTCGGCGGTGTCGGCGCCAATTACGTCTCCTACGGTCTCGTCGCCCGTGAAGTCGAGCGCGTCGATTCTGGCTACCGCTCCGCCATGTCGGTACAGTCGTCGCTCGTCATGCACCCAATCTTCGCCTACGGCACCGACGAACAGCGCGCCAAGTACCTGCCGAAGCTCGCAAGCGGCGAATGGGTCGGCTGCTTCGGCCTCACCGAGCCCGACCACGGCTCCGATCCGGGCTCGATGATCACCCGCGCGAAGAAGGTCGACGGCGGCTATCTCGTCTCCGGCGCCAAGAACTGGATCACCAATTCGCCGATCGCCGACGTCGCTGTCGTCTGGGCGAAGTCCGACGCCCATGACGGCAAGATCAAGGGCTTCATCCTCGAGCGCGGGATGAAGGGCTTCGAAACGCCGAAGATCGAAGGCAAGTTCTCGCTGCGCGCCTCCGTCACCGGCATGATCCAGATGGACGAGGTCTTCGTTCCGGAGGAAAACCTGCTGCCGCACGTCTCTGGCCTCGCCGGCCCGTTCGGCTGCCTCAACCGCGCCCGCTACGGCATCGCCTGGGGCGCGCTGGGTGCCGCTGAATTCTGCTGGCATGCCGCACGGCAGTACACGCTCGATCGCAAGCAGTTCGGCAAGCCGCTCGCCGCCACCCAGCTCGTCCAGAAGAAGCTCGCCGACATGGAAACCGAGATCGCCCTCGGACTGCAGGGTGTTCTGCGCCTCGGACGTCTTCTCGACGAGCATCGTGCACCGGCCGAACTCATCTCGATGATGAAGCGCAACAATTGCGGCAAGGCGCTCGACATCGCGCGCGTCTCCCGCGACATGCACGGCGGCAACGGCGTCTCCGACGAATACGGCGTCATCCGCCACGTCATGAACCTGGAAGCCGTCAACACCTACGAGGGCACGCACGACATTCATGCGCTGATCCTCGGCCGCGCCCAGACCGGCCTGCAGGCGTTCCAGTAA
- a CDS encoding host attachment protein, which translates to MSRIVIGRKAWVVVCDGGKALFLRNDGDADLVNLTVADHMGQHVEATRDLGTDQPGRSFSSVGSGRSAMGETDWHEQAEADFLKEIAAKISELVEAHEIKALILVAPPKALGILRGALDGLPEGVVRAEVAKDLVKETVPELEKHLASLE; encoded by the coding sequence ATGAGCCGGATCGTAATTGGTCGGAAAGCCTGGGTGGTGGTATGCGACGGCGGCAAGGCGCTGTTCCTGCGCAACGACGGGGATGCCGACCTCGTCAACCTGACGGTCGCCGATCACATGGGGCAGCATGTCGAGGCGACCCGAGACCTCGGCACGGACCAGCCGGGCCGCTCCTTCTCCTCGGTCGGGTCGGGCCGCAGCGCCATGGGCGAGACCGACTGGCACGAGCAGGCCGAGGCGGACTTCCTGAAGGAGATCGCCGCAAAGATCTCCGAACTGGTCGAGGCACATGAGATCAAGGCGCTCATCCTCGTTGCGCCACCGAAGGCGCTCGGCATACTGCGTGGTGCGCTGGACGGGCTGCCGGAAGGCGTCGTTCGCGCCGAGGTGGCCAAGGATCTGGTGAAAGAGACCGTTCCGGAACTCGAAAAGCACCTCGCATCGCTGGAATAA
- a CDS encoding aldolase/citrate lyase family protein produces MTVRENLFKKAIREGRPQIGLWLDMADALAAEIAGHAGFDWLVIDGEHGPNDLRSILAQLQALSSSTAEPVVRAPVGETWMIKQLLDIGARTLLIPMVDSAEQARELVRAVRYPPQGVRGVGAAVARASAFNTIPDYADTASDGICLLVQAESRAAIADLENIAAVDGVDGVFIGPADLAADMGFLGRMDAPEVQSVIENAIATILKAGKAAGILTFSEELNRRYLELGASYVAVGADVTEFSGALRSLRSRYRDGGTAPNEARRAGY; encoded by the coding sequence ATGACTGTCCGTGAAAACCTGTTCAAGAAGGCAATCCGCGAAGGCCGCCCGCAGATCGGTCTCTGGCTCGACATGGCCGATGCGCTCGCGGCCGAGATCGCCGGTCATGCCGGTTTCGACTGGCTGGTGATCGACGGGGAGCATGGTCCGAACGACCTGCGCAGCATCCTCGCCCAGCTTCAGGCGCTCTCGTCGTCCACGGCCGAGCCGGTGGTGCGGGCACCCGTCGGCGAGACCTGGATGATCAAGCAATTGCTCGATATCGGTGCGCGGACTTTGCTGATCCCGATGGTCGACTCGGCCGAACAGGCGCGTGAGCTGGTGCGGGCAGTCCGCTATCCGCCGCAGGGCGTGCGCGGCGTCGGCGCCGCCGTCGCCCGCGCCTCCGCCTTCAACACCATTCCCGACTATGCGGACACGGCCTCCGACGGCATCTGCCTTCTCGTCCAGGCCGAAAGCCGTGCGGCGATCGCCGATCTCGAGAATATTGCAGCAGTCGACGGCGTCGACGGCGTCTTCATCGGACCGGCCGATCTCGCCGCCGACATGGGCTTCCTTGGCCGCATGGACGCACCGGAGGTCCAGTCGGTGATCGAGAACGCGATTGCCACCATCCTGAAGGCGGGCAAGGCCGCCGGCATCCTGACCTTCAGCGAGGAGCTCAATCGCCGCTACCTCGAACTCGGCGCAAGCTACGTCGCGGTCGGCGCGGACGTCACGGAATTCTCCGGCGCGCTGCGCAGCCTGCGCTCGCGCTATCGCGACGGCGGGACCGCTCCCAACGAGGCCCGCCGCGCCGGTTATTGA
- a CDS encoding MarR family winged helix-turn-helix transcriptional regulator, protein MSMPEELADCLVLNTVSAARSLLRRYDARLKPFGVTVQQFSLLGAIRSHPEEPVALLAQRISLDRTSLTRNLDLLERKGLVHRLAGASGNARFCALTEAGDTLLDQLVVEWRKAQPGLLTGLSADEIATYLKVARHLAR, encoded by the coding sequence ATGTCAATGCCCGAAGAACTCGCCGACTGCCTCGTCCTCAATACGGTTTCCGCGGCGCGGTCCCTGCTGCGCCGCTACGACGCCAGGCTGAAGCCCTTCGGCGTCACGGTGCAGCAGTTCTCGCTTCTCGGGGCAATCCGCTCCCACCCGGAGGAGCCCGTGGCCTTGCTGGCGCAACGCATTTCGCTCGATCGCACCAGCCTGACCCGCAATCTGGACCTTCTCGAGCGCAAGGGCCTCGTCCACCGTCTCGCCGGCGCCTCCGGCAATGCCAGGTTCTGTGCCCTGACGGAGGCGGGCGATACGCTCCTCGACCAGCTCGTCGTCGAGTGGCGCAAGGCCCAACCGGGCCTGCTGACCGGCCTTTCCGCCGACGAGATCGCCACCTATCTCAAGGTCGCCCGCCATCTGGCGCGATGA
- a CDS encoding tyrosine-type recombinase/integrase produces the protein MSKAETKTLDFDQQVELPSYLVHYQYRLNTPMEVKETSLRAMFGKYGDLLWLNGSHKYNVTNFISELHDLLDTPSFSSFSQEMLDQLIGKLRKRGNSNATINRKMAALSKLLRKAYKMGDIHSLPEFKRQKEKAGRIRFLDGEEETALFGEIRSHSELYYRFCIFLVDTGARLSEGLDLRWGDITESRATFWVTKSGRSRSVPLTHRAAKAIAASDKRKPGPFSDIDQQRFRIAWHQAKDVIGLGDDKDVVPHILRHTCASRLVQGGIDIRRVQMWLGHQTLQMTMRYAHLASHDLDMCVPILERAASAK, from the coding sequence GTGAGCAAGGCGGAGACGAAGACACTGGATTTCGATCAGCAGGTCGAACTGCCGTCCTATCTTGTTCACTACCAGTATCGCCTCAATACGCCGATGGAGGTGAAGGAGACCTCGCTGCGGGCCATGTTCGGCAAGTACGGCGATCTTCTCTGGCTCAACGGCAGCCATAAATACAATGTAACCAATTTCATTAGTGAGCTTCACGACCTTCTCGATACTCCGAGCTTTTCCTCATTCTCCCAGGAAATGCTCGACCAACTGATTGGTAAGTTGCGCAAGCGCGGTAACAGCAATGCCACCATCAACCGCAAGATGGCGGCCTTAAGCAAGCTACTGCGAAAGGCGTACAAGATGGGCGACATACATAGTCTGCCGGAGTTCAAGCGGCAGAAAGAAAAGGCCGGACGCATCCGTTTCCTCGACGGAGAGGAAGAAACTGCGCTGTTCGGCGAGATCCGGTCCCATTCCGAACTCTACTACCGCTTCTGCATTTTCCTCGTCGATACCGGTGCGCGCCTGAGCGAGGGCCTCGACTTGCGCTGGGGCGATATCACCGAAAGCCGAGCGACTTTCTGGGTGACCAAGTCCGGGCGCAGCCGCTCGGTCCCCCTCACCCACCGCGCGGCGAAGGCGATCGCCGCCTCCGACAAGCGCAAGCCGGGACCGTTCAGCGACATCGATCAGCAGCGCTTCCGCATTGCCTGGCACCAGGCGAAGGATGTCATCGGGCTCGGTGACGACAAGGACGTGGTTCCGCACATCCTGCGCCATACCTGTGCCTCGCGCCTCGTGCAGGGCGGCATCGACATCCGCCGCGTCCAGATGTGGCTCGGCCACCAGACCCTGCAGATGACCATGCGGTATGCGCACCTCGCCTCGCATGATCTCGACATGTGTGTGCCGATCCTGGAGCGCGCCGCTTCCGCCAAGTAA
- a CDS encoding MATE family efflux transporter, whose protein sequence is MTSQSLGNPYLAGSIPRLFLRTATPIVAIMLLNGLYVIVDAWFLGAYVGAAALSAVTLLFPALMAMLALQSLVASGMASILARRLGAGEAAGASSVVASARRLALAIAALLNLFYWTLGRDLIPHAAGGDDEVARLAEAFMAVAVVAQPVAMFLAVEIDRLRCEGRIATMTRITVAAALLNILLNWLMIAVLGLGAAGSALSSATAQAACLAAVVAWRRRHVAGDAMASGRASLGEMRGILALGAPASLGLLGISLASAAIIANLARWQTVHYVETVAAYGIVTRILSFAYLPLMGLGLAFQTICGNNFGAGERQRVAGSLAIAVVSAFFYCVAVEVLVVLAAAPIGRTFSADALVAAEFVRIIPWMLAVYVLFGPVMMLGAYFQAIGDAGRAALFGLARPYLLSVPLTFLLPFFFGEAGIWRVSLFAETGMVALAALVITHGRRRGLAYGLLPA, encoded by the coding sequence ATGACATCCCAATCCCTCGGAAATCCCTACCTCGCCGGAAGCATTCCCCGGCTCTTCCTGCGCACGGCGACGCCGATCGTCGCCATCATGCTACTGAACGGCCTCTACGTTATCGTCGACGCCTGGTTCCTCGGCGCCTATGTGGGTGCTGCGGCACTCTCCGCGGTGACGCTTCTCTTTCCCGCACTGATGGCGATGCTGGCATTGCAGTCGCTCGTCGCCTCCGGCATGGCGAGCATTCTCGCCCGGCGTCTCGGTGCGGGAGAAGCGGCGGGAGCGTCATCGGTCGTCGCCTCCGCTCGCCGGCTGGCGCTCGCGATCGCGGCCCTTCTCAACCTCTTTTACTGGACGCTCGGGCGGGACCTCATCCCTCACGCGGCCGGTGGCGACGACGAGGTGGCGAGGCTCGCCGAGGCCTTTATGGCGGTCGCCGTGGTGGCCCAGCCCGTGGCCATGTTCCTCGCCGTCGAGATCGACCGGCTGCGTTGCGAGGGGCGAATCGCAACCATGACCCGCATCACGGTCGCCGCAGCACTCCTCAACATTCTCCTCAACTGGCTGATGATCGCCGTGCTCGGGCTTGGTGCGGCGGGCTCGGCGCTGAGCTCCGCCACGGCCCAGGCGGCCTGTCTCGCCGCCGTCGTCGCCTGGCGCCGGCGCCACGTGGCAGGCGATGCGATGGCGAGCGGGCGGGCGAGCCTCGGCGAGATGCGCGGCATTCTCGCCCTCGGTGCGCCGGCAAGTCTCGGGCTTCTCGGCATCTCGCTCGCCTCTGCGGCGATCATCGCCAATCTCGCGCGGTGGCAGACGGTGCACTACGTCGAGACGGTGGCTGCCTACGGCATCGTGACCCGCATCCTCTCCTTCGCCTACCTGCCGCTGATGGGGCTGGGACTCGCCTTCCAGACGATCTGCGGCAACAATTTCGGTGCCGGAGAGCGTCAACGGGTGGCAGGGAGCCTGGCGATCGCCGTCGTTTCGGCCTTCTTCTACTGCGTTGCCGTCGAGGTGCTCGTCGTTCTGGCGGCCGCGCCGATCGGCCGGACGTTTTCCGCCGATGCGCTGGTGGCGGCCGAGTTCGTCCGGATCATCCCCTGGATGCTCGCGGTCTATGTCCTGTTCGGCCCGGTGATGATGCTCGGCGCTTATTTCCAGGCGATCGGCGATGCGGGGCGAGCGGCCCTCTTCGGATTGGCGCGGCCTTATCTGCTCTCGGTCCCGCTCACCTTCCTCCTGCCGTTCTTCTTCGGCGAGGCGGGGATCTGGCGGGTCTCTCTCTTTGCCGAGACGGGCATGGTGGCGCTGGCGGCGCTGGTAATTACGCATGGCCGGCGCCGCGGCCTGGCTTACGGACTGCTGCCGGCCTGA
- a CDS encoding NAD(P)/FAD-dependent oxidoreductase encodes MTGRLVIVGAGQAGFAVAAKLRSLKDMRPITILGAEDCLPYQRPPLSKKYLLGEMTFDRLLFRPESWFAENAVEIRLSTPVEEIARDDKVVRLFDGSVISYETLVLATGATPRRLPAAIGGDLDGVYTVRDRKDADMMAAEMKEGRRLLIIGGGYIGLEAAAVARKLGVEVTLIEMADRILQRVAAKETADAMRAIHRKNGVDIREKTGLVRLIGEEGRVKGAELSDGSVLNVDFVIAGIGVTPNDRLAVDAGLETAGGIVVDAFARTSDPSIYAAGDCTVFTWKGAPVRLESVQNAVDQAEAAAAVIAGGSDSYDPKPWFWSDQYDVKLQIAGFNMGYDETVLRPGSREESLSVWYYKERQLIAVDAINDAKAYVTGKKLLELGRNADKAAVADPAFDLKTLLS; translated from the coding sequence GTGACGGGCAGACTGGTCATCGTCGGGGCAGGTCAGGCGGGATTTGCGGTCGCCGCCAAGCTCCGGAGCCTGAAGGACATGCGGCCGATCACGATTCTCGGCGCCGAGGACTGCCTTCCTTACCAGCGCCCGCCGCTCTCGAAGAAATACCTGCTCGGCGAGATGACCTTCGACCGGCTGCTCTTCCGCCCGGAAAGCTGGTTCGCCGAAAATGCCGTCGAGATCCGGCTGTCGACGCCGGTAGAGGAGATCGCCCGCGACGACAAGGTCGTGCGTCTCTTCGACGGAAGCGTGATTTCTTACGAGACGCTGGTGCTGGCGACCGGAGCGACGCCGCGTCGGCTGCCGGCTGCAATCGGCGGCGATCTCGACGGCGTCTATACCGTTCGCGACCGCAAGGATGCGGACATGATGGCCGCTGAGATGAAGGAGGGGCGTCGGCTTCTCATCATCGGCGGTGGCTATATCGGCCTCGAAGCCGCAGCGGTCGCCCGCAAGCTCGGTGTCGAGGTCACGCTGATCGAAATGGCCGACCGCATCCTGCAGCGTGTCGCGGCGAAGGAGACGGCGGACGCCATGCGCGCCATCCACCGGAAGAACGGCGTCGACATTCGCGAGAAGACCGGGCTCGTGCGCCTGATCGGCGAAGAGGGCAGGGTGAAGGGCGCCGAACTCTCCGACGGTTCGGTGCTCAACGTCGACTTCGTGATCGCCGGTATCGGCGTGACGCCGAACGACCGGCTGGCGGTCGATGCCGGTCTCGAAACGGCAGGCGGCATCGTCGTCGATGCGTTTGCCCGCACCTCCGATCCGTCGATCTATGCGGCGGGCGACTGCACCGTCTTCACCTGGAAAGGTGCCCCGGTGCGACTCGAATCGGTGCAGAACGCCGTGGATCAGGCGGAGGCCGCTGCTGCCGTCATCGCCGGCGGCTCAGATTCCTATGATCCGAAGCCGTGGTTCTGGTCCGACCAGTACGACGTCAAACTGCAGATTGCCGGCTTCAACATGGGCTATGACGAAACGGTGCTGCGGCCCGGCAGCCGCGAGGAGAGCCTCTCCGTCTGGTATTATAAAGAGAGGCAGCTGATCGCCGTCGACGCCATCAACGACGCCAAGGCCTATGTAACCGGCAAGAAGCTGCTGGAGCTCGGCCGCAATGCCGACAAGGCGGCGGTCGCCGATCCCGCCTTTGATCTCAAGACGCTGCTTTCCTGA
- a CDS encoding PilZ domain-containing protein, whose product MSMLRATHLARVQSEMYERKWERFYVKRPARIVAVNRGLSGITMRHCEILDISQGGAGIHVSTTIGLPEHYYLQVLGISERIGCAEIYRNGSRVGVKFIIALPENTLHRIVRADFMIGEKLEQAKRR is encoded by the coding sequence GTGAGCATGTTACGCGCGACGCATCTGGCGAGGGTGCAGTCGGAAATGTACGAACGGAAATGGGAACGCTTCTACGTGAAGCGCCCGGCCCGCATCGTCGCGGTGAACCGCGGCCTCTCCGGCATCACCATGCGTCACTGCGAGATCCTCGACATCTCGCAGGGCGGGGCCGGCATCCATGTTTCCACCACCATCGGCCTGCCGGAGCACTATTACCTGCAGGTGCTCGGCATCTCCGAACGGATCGGCTGCGCCGAGATTTACCGCAACGGCAGCCGGGTCGGCGTAAAGTTCATCATAGCGCTTCCGGAAAACACCCTGCACCGGATCGTCCGCGCCGATTTCATGATCGGCGAAAAACTCGAGCAGGCGAAGCGTCGCTGA
- the fabF gene encoding beta-ketoacyl-ACP synthase II, which translates to MHEPIVITGLGAVSPLGAGVDATWSRLLAGESGIRTNTRFDTEGWKCRIAGLVPSHTADPQGFDPEAAMDPRELRRSDLFIHYAMAAAKEALDQAGWHPEDPADGMRTATIIGTGVGGVPAITAATELIRTSGTRRLSPFVVPSFLPNLATGQASIRFGFHGPSGAPVTACAASAQAIGDAMRLIRNGEADIALCGGTEACVDPVAIGGFTAAKALSFGFNDEPHRASRPFDARHDGFVLSEGAAMLVIERLGHAEARGARPLAVLSGYGTTTDAHHVTAGWPDGREAARAMELALAAAGLAPEKVGYVNAHATSTPVGDAAELAALERVFGPRGGGVAVSSTKSATGHMLGAAGAIEAVFSVLAIRDGLLPAGLNVEEPAPKAEGFNLLTGKASPVRVDHVLSNAFGFGGVNAALVFSRFG; encoded by the coding sequence ATGCATGAACCAATCGTCATAACGGGCCTCGGTGCCGTGTCGCCGCTGGGCGCCGGCGTCGACGCCACCTGGAGCCGGCTGCTTGCCGGTGAGAGCGGTATTCGCACCAATACCCGCTTCGACACCGAAGGCTGGAAATGCCGGATCGCCGGGCTGGTGCCGAGCCATACGGCCGACCCGCAGGGCTTCGATCCCGAAGCGGCGATGGACCCGCGGGAACTCCGGCGCAGCGACCTCTTCATCCACTACGCCATGGCGGCGGCAAAGGAGGCGCTGGACCAGGCCGGCTGGCATCCGGAAGATCCGGCCGACGGCATGCGCACGGCGACCATCATCGGCACCGGTGTCGGCGGCGTGCCGGCGATCACCGCGGCGACTGAACTGATCCGCACCTCCGGCACGCGGCGCCTCTCGCCCTTCGTCGTTCCCTCCTTCCTGCCCAATCTCGCGACCGGTCAGGCTTCCATCCGCTTCGGTTTTCACGGTCCGTCAGGCGCTCCGGTTACGGCCTGCGCCGCCTCCGCGCAGGCGATCGGCGATGCCATGCGCCTGATCCGCAACGGCGAGGCGGACATCGCGCTCTGCGGCGGCACGGAAGCCTGCGTGGACCCGGTTGCGATCGGCGGCTTCACCGCGGCAAAGGCGCTCTCCTTCGGCTTCAACGACGAGCCGCATCGCGCCTCCCGTCCGTTCGATGCCCGTCATGACGGATTCGTCCTTTCCGAGGGTGCCGCCATGCTCGTGATCGAGCGGCTCGGCCACGCCGAGGCGCGCGGCGCTCGTCCGCTGGCGGTGCTCTCCGGCTACGGCACCACCACCGACGCCCATCACGTCACGGCGGGCTGGCCCGACGGGCGCGAGGCAGCCCGCGCGATGGAACTGGCGCTTGCCGCGGCAGGGCTTGCGCCGGAGAAGGTCGGCTACGTCAATGCACACGCGACATCGACGCCGGTCGGCGATGCGGCGGAACTGGCGGCGCTGGAAAGGGTCTTCGGACCGCGCGGCGGGGGCGTTGCGGTGAGCTCCACCAAGTCGGCTACGGGGCACATGCTCGGAGCGGCCGGCGCGATCGAGGCGGTCTTCTCGGTCCTCGCGATCCGCGACGGGTTGCTGCCGGCTGGCCTCAATGTAGAGGAGCCGGCGCCGAAGGCGGAAGGCTTCAACCTGCTGACCGGCAAGGCGTCACCGGTTCGGGTCGACCACGTCCTGTCGAACGCCTTCGGCTTCGGCGGGGTGAATGCCGCCCTGGTCTTCAGCCGCTTCGGGTAA
- a CDS encoding calcium-binding protein, translating to MATNIYGTSYNDVIYQDGYAYVNIYAYGGNDRIYLNLGGYYGGFNYVSAGSGSDRVENTFEGGNRIYLGTGDDVYIGTGFSTATDYVDQVNAGDGNDAIQVYTYQSIYNGEAGNDRFYSVGWENTFHGGTGTDLISYKIQDGDADLRGYGIKIDLGNGYATATGSERETLISIENAVGTGYADTILGSSVANTLWGDNGNDLLNGYAGNDILLGGNGNDRIYGGSGNDRLYGDAGRDVMTGGTGADIFHFTKLSDSRVGTYRDVITDFHHGESDKIDLRTIDADTHHTGNQIFDFIGTAAFSHTEGELRFSGGVLSGDVNGDGVADFQVGVSGLSKMYTSDFYL from the coding sequence ATGGCAACCAACATCTACGGCACGAGCTACAACGACGTCATCTATCAGGACGGCTACGCCTACGTGAACATCTACGCCTACGGCGGCAACGACCGGATCTACCTCAATCTGGGCGGCTACTATGGCGGCTTCAATTATGTGAGCGCCGGCAGTGGCAGCGACCGCGTCGAGAACACGTTCGAGGGCGGCAACCGCATCTATCTCGGCACCGGCGACGACGTCTATATCGGCACCGGCTTCTCGACAGCGACGGATTACGTCGACCAGGTGAACGCCGGCGACGGCAACGACGCGATCCAGGTCTACACCTACCAGAGCATCTATAACGGTGAGGCCGGCAACGACCGCTTCTACTCCGTCGGCTGGGAGAACACCTTCCACGGCGGAACCGGCACCGACCTGATCAGCTACAAGATCCAGGACGGCGATGCCGACCTCAGGGGCTACGGCATCAAGATCGATCTCGGCAACGGCTATGCGACCGCCACCGGCTCCGAGCGGGAGACGTTGATCAGCATCGAGAACGCCGTCGGCACCGGTTACGCCGACACGATCCTCGGATCGAGCGTCGCGAACACGCTTTGGGGCGACAACGGCAACGACCTTCTGAACGGGTACGCCGGCAACGACATCCTGCTGGGTGGCAACGGCAACGATCGTATCTATGGCGGCTCGGGCAACGACCGGCTCTACGGCGATGCCGGCCGCGACGTGATGACCGGTGGCACCGGCGCCGACATCTTCCACTTCACCAAGCTGAGCGACAGCCGCGTCGGCACCTATCGTGATGTCATCACCGACTTCCATCACGGCGAAAGCGACAAGATCGACCTGCGCACGATCGACGCCGACACCCACCACACCGGCAACCAGATCTTCGACTTCATCGGCACGGCGGCCTTCAGCCACACGGAGGGCGAATTGCGGTTCTCCGGCGGCGTTCTCTCCGGCGACGTGAACGGCGACGGCGTCGCAGACTTCCAGGTCGGCGTCTCCGGCCTCTCGAAAATGTATACGAGCGATTTCTATCTCTGA